The following coding sequences are from one Geothrix sp. window:
- a CDS encoding MarR family winged helix-turn-helix transcriptional regulator, which produces MTTRPDRHAPLYTPENYLPEESVGRLIADVSGRLLAAFDEEMTGMGITGAQWVILMRIAGGCGSTAAELCRFSRYDTGSMTRMLDRLEEKGLIRRIRSSQDRRVAHLELTQEGRELYPLLPPVAIKVLNAHLKGFTGEELELFKGFLKRMRANSEEIARASATPGLP; this is translated from the coding sequence ATGACCACCCGCCCAGACCGCCACGCCCCCCTGTACACCCCGGAGAACTACTTGCCGGAGGAGAGCGTCGGACGCCTTATCGCCGATGTCTCCGGGCGCCTCCTGGCCGCCTTCGACGAGGAGATGACCGGCATGGGCATCACTGGGGCGCAGTGGGTGATCCTGATGCGCATCGCCGGCGGGTGCGGTTCCACGGCTGCCGAGCTCTGCCGCTTCAGCCGCTATGACACGGGGTCCATGACCCGCATGCTCGATCGCCTGGAGGAGAAGGGCCTGATTCGCCGCATCCGCAGCAGCCAGGACCGCCGGGTCGCCCACCTGGAACTCACGCAGGAAGGGCGGGAACTCTACCCCCTCCTGCCCCCGGTGGCCATCAAGGTGCTGAATGCCCACCTCAAGGGCTTCACCGGCGAGGAGCTGGAACTCTTCAAGGGCTTCCTGAAACGGATGCGGGCCAACAGCGAAGAGATCGCCCGAGCCTCCGCCACCCCCGGTCTTCCCTGA
- a CDS encoding PP2C family protein-serine/threonine phosphatase yields the protein MLRSLQDLLRRGWAAFRFRRDWPWAFLAVGLALALPPVGSGCAGALAWAGGLWLLFRGLRWIWNRLLFRVSRRLWVILALMSVLPVVALALMLMALSWLGLGAQVSRSTQQTLAAWEDALKTANQESTDAAALQALRTYGGAWVEHARQLPDGVPETFIGMVWADSHDTNLKEPRKDTYLRAVRKESGGFRILSLNLGVLGDRAQALAGGQVLFQLAPQRESKNKRGKESFKITAGGGRVGKEAAILAGQGQAVATWTKGQPLQGSGLFAPFDLPPLAFTITDWSTGQSLVLTATPETNLYALFAGFGASGRQGMSLGTVKAIIVVSLVLVALALAQAFAAILGLVLAWSLGRAVNDLHRGVNQLSLGDFSARIHPRGRDQVAQLSAAFNDMAARLQTAASEREERLRMEQELRVAREVQMRLLPDLEALRMPSVRATILPAREVAGDYYDLFPLADGSLAFLILDVSGKGTSAAFYAAETKGVLSALDKQALGPVDVADRLNAIWCQGHDRRLFLTLAYGTFHPRTGRFQFVRAGHPSAFLRRQDGQVTRLHPRGLGVGLSGSRFREALELCEGTLEPGDSLIFYTDGLTEAQAPDDTFYGEDRLETLLTLPAEDLQAAILADVVAFGEGRPLADDLTLLILSR from the coding sequence ATGCTCCGCTCGCTTCAGGACCTGCTCCGCCGCGGCTGGGCCGCCTTCCGCTTCCGGCGTGACTGGCCCTGGGCCTTCCTCGCCGTTGGGTTGGCCCTGGCCCTGCCGCCGGTGGGATCCGGCTGCGCCGGGGCCCTGGCCTGGGCCGGCGGACTGTGGCTCCTCTTCCGCGGCCTGCGCTGGATCTGGAACAGGCTCCTGTTCCGCGTCTCGCGGCGGCTGTGGGTGATCCTCGCGCTCATGTCGGTGCTGCCCGTGGTGGCCCTGGCCCTGATGCTCATGGCCCTGAGCTGGCTCGGGCTGGGGGCGCAGGTGAGCCGCTCCACGCAGCAGACCCTGGCGGCCTGGGAAGACGCCCTGAAGACCGCCAACCAGGAATCCACGGATGCGGCCGCCCTGCAGGCCCTGCGGACCTACGGCGGGGCCTGGGTGGAGCATGCGCGGCAGCTGCCGGACGGCGTGCCGGAGACCTTCATCGGCATGGTCTGGGCCGACAGCCACGACACCAACCTGAAGGAACCCCGCAAGGACACCTACCTGCGGGCCGTGCGCAAGGAATCCGGCGGCTTCCGCATCCTCTCGCTCAACCTCGGCGTCCTGGGCGACCGCGCCCAGGCTCTGGCGGGCGGCCAGGTGCTGTTCCAGCTGGCCCCGCAGCGGGAGAGCAAGAACAAGAGGGGGAAGGAGTCCTTCAAGATCACCGCCGGCGGGGGGCGCGTGGGCAAGGAGGCAGCGATCCTGGCGGGACAGGGCCAGGCCGTGGCCACCTGGACCAAGGGACAGCCCCTCCAGGGCTCGGGCCTGTTCGCGCCCTTCGACCTGCCGCCCCTGGCCTTCACCATCACGGACTGGTCCACGGGGCAGTCGCTGGTGCTCACGGCGACGCCCGAGACGAACCTCTACGCCCTGTTCGCGGGCTTTGGCGCCAGCGGGCGGCAGGGCATGTCCCTGGGCACCGTGAAGGCCATCATCGTCGTGTCGCTGGTGCTGGTGGCCCTGGCCCTGGCCCAGGCCTTTGCGGCGATCCTCGGACTGGTCCTGGCCTGGTCGCTCGGGCGGGCCGTGAACGATCTCCACCGGGGCGTGAACCAGCTCAGCCTGGGGGATTTCTCCGCGCGCATCCATCCCCGGGGCAGGGACCAGGTGGCCCAGCTCTCCGCCGCCTTCAACGACATGGCGGCGCGGCTGCAGACCGCCGCCTCCGAGCGGGAGGAGCGCCTGCGCATGGAACAGGAACTCCGGGTGGCGCGCGAGGTGCAGATGCGCCTGCTGCCCGACCTGGAGGCGCTGCGCATGCCCTCGGTGCGGGCCACCATCCTGCCGGCCCGCGAGGTGGCCGGGGACTACTACGACCTGTTCCCCCTGGCCGATGGCAGCCTGGCCTTCCTGATCCTCGACGTCAGCGGCAAGGGCACCAGCGCGGCCTTCTACGCCGCGGAGACCAAGGGCGTGCTCTCGGCCCTGGACAAGCAGGCCCTGGGGCCCGTGGACGTGGCCGACCGCCTCAACGCCATCTGGTGCCAGGGCCATGACCGGCGCCTCTTCCTCACCCTGGCCTACGGCACCTTCCACCCCCGCACGGGCCGCTTCCAGTTCGTGCGGGCGGGGCATCCCTCCGCGTTCCTGCGGCGCCAGGACGGGCAGGTCACCCGGCTGCACCCCCGGGGGCTCGGCGTGGGCCTCAGCGGCAGCCGCTTCCGGGAGGCCCTGGAACTCTGCGAGGGCACCCTGGAGCCCGGTGACAGCCTGATCTTCTACACGGACGGGCTCACCGAGGCGCAGGCTCCCGATGACACTTTCTACGGTGAGGACCGGCTGGAGACACTGCTCACCCTTCCGGCGGAGGATCTGCAGGCCGCCATTCTGGCGGACGTGGTGGCCTTCGGCGAAGGCAGGCCCCTCGCCGACGACCTCACCCTGCTCATCCTCAGCCGCTGA
- a CDS encoding protein kinase domain-containing protein — protein sequence MGRFRVESLLGSGGMGEVYLAWDPTLERNVALKALRVGGEREAGAPERFRREALALAQLNHPNVCQIHDWVDEPSGTFIAMELVAGQTLDQAAPGLKIRDKLLVIRGVSLALEAAHAKGLVHRDLKPGNIMVAPGKGDQGPSVKVLDFGLARLAGTHGTGEFQITPPPVPNLALLQALEEAEKKKNADGRETAMTRTEGERRDASGSHSWEQLTQAGTFMGSPSYASPEQIQGQAAGPSSDVFSLGIVAWELLVGEHPFPGEGRARMRAIVEGSRRELKVRGLPSGTSDLLRAMLEAHPFKRPTAARVSATLGHLLRPQSLLRWTAVSVAGALLLAGAVNLFLSRGIIADLVKQHPARLVVLPFANQTGDPGMDAVARLVLPEMLEASLREHPKLAPLDLESVAKARSTLRLPLQGALSAEDQTRLVSALGTQLLLRGTLTKGVGGAVMVAYELIDASGKVRQAGEARETGDLATVTLPLARRVSGDLIKAVDPFASRSRGALPDVPPEALEAYARGTQLVDQGEFKEAAPAFQRAAQLAPDFAPAVLGYARCLSRLADIPPEPVFQWARWAARSQGNRVDEMKALHYLAVRQGDRGQWEASDKTCREALALAKTLGDAAFEAGVHATLGVNFQRQHKLAEAEVEYQQALTLNESVDNKINATRALNNLAVLEKERGNLKGAETRYLGALQTVQGYGDKWVEAIITSNLGDLALAQEGGLDRAESFFRKAQALRESNGDQNGLIYTLMGLASVAQARGDLDRAEGLVRQYLDLARRTSLRPMEALALYNLGELNRTAVRFESARGFYRQSLALHQELKDAVMEAHCLAGEAECLARDGRRGMARSLLERSRTLSTDETPYILRAQAWLARGEGRGDAAKTLFAKALQAARIQAPEIVRELKDAAR from the coding sequence GTGGGTCGCTTCCGCGTCGAGTCGCTGCTGGGCAGCGGCGGCATGGGCGAGGTGTACCTGGCCTGGGATCCCACCCTGGAGCGCAACGTGGCCCTCAAGGCGCTGCGGGTGGGTGGCGAGCGCGAGGCCGGCGCGCCGGAGCGGTTCCGCCGCGAGGCCCTCGCCCTGGCCCAGCTCAACCACCCGAACGTCTGCCAGATCCACGACTGGGTGGATGAGCCCAGCGGCACCTTCATCGCCATGGAGCTGGTGGCGGGCCAGACGCTCGATCAGGCCGCCCCCGGCCTCAAGATCCGGGACAAGCTCCTAGTGATCCGTGGCGTCTCCCTCGCACTGGAGGCAGCCCACGCGAAGGGCCTGGTCCACCGCGACCTCAAGCCCGGCAACATCATGGTCGCGCCGGGGAAGGGTGACCAGGGCCCCAGCGTGAAGGTCCTCGACTTCGGGCTGGCCAGGCTGGCGGGGACTCACGGCACGGGGGAATTCCAGATCACGCCTCCGCCCGTCCCCAACCTGGCCCTGCTCCAGGCCCTCGAGGAGGCCGAGAAGAAGAAGAACGCGGATGGACGCGAGACCGCCATGACCCGCACCGAGGGTGAGCGGCGGGATGCCTCGGGTTCCCACAGCTGGGAGCAGCTGACCCAGGCCGGTACCTTCATGGGCAGCCCCAGCTACGCCTCCCCGGAGCAGATCCAGGGGCAGGCGGCGGGGCCCTCCAGCGACGTGTTCTCCCTGGGCATCGTGGCCTGGGAGCTCCTCGTGGGGGAGCACCCCTTCCCCGGCGAGGGGCGGGCCCGCATGCGGGCCATCGTGGAGGGCTCCCGGCGCGAGCTGAAGGTGCGGGGCCTCCCTTCCGGAACGTCGGACCTGCTGCGGGCCATGCTGGAGGCCCACCCCTTCAAGCGCCCCACCGCCGCCCGCGTATCCGCCACGCTCGGCCACCTCCTGCGCCCGCAGAGCCTGCTGCGCTGGACGGCGGTCTCCGTGGCGGGGGCCCTGCTCCTGGCCGGGGCCGTGAACCTGTTCCTGAGCCGGGGCATCATCGCCGATCTCGTGAAGCAGCACCCCGCCCGGCTGGTCGTGCTGCCCTTCGCGAACCAGACCGGCGACCCGGGCATGGATGCCGTGGCGCGCCTCGTCCTCCCGGAAATGCTGGAGGCCTCGCTCCGGGAACACCCGAAGCTGGCGCCTCTGGATCTGGAGAGCGTGGCGAAGGCGCGCAGCACCCTGCGCCTGCCCCTCCAGGGCGCCCTCAGCGCCGAGGACCAGACGCGCCTGGTGTCGGCGCTCGGCACCCAGCTCCTGCTCCGCGGGACGCTGACGAAGGGCGTGGGCGGGGCCGTCATGGTGGCCTACGAGCTCATCGATGCCAGTGGGAAAGTCAGGCAGGCCGGAGAGGCCCGGGAAACCGGCGACCTCGCCACGGTCACCCTGCCGCTGGCCCGTAGAGTCTCCGGGGATCTCATCAAGGCCGTGGATCCCTTCGCCTCCCGCTCCCGCGGTGCCCTGCCCGACGTGCCTCCCGAGGCGCTCGAGGCCTATGCCCGCGGAACCCAGCTCGTGGATCAAGGCGAATTCAAAGAGGCGGCACCAGCCTTCCAACGGGCCGCCCAGCTGGCCCCAGACTTCGCACCGGCGGTGCTGGGCTACGCTCGGTGCCTCAGCCGCCTGGCGGACATTCCGCCCGAGCCCGTCTTCCAGTGGGCGCGCTGGGCCGCGCGGTCCCAGGGCAACCGGGTGGACGAGATGAAGGCCCTGCACTACCTGGCCGTTCGCCAGGGGGATCGGGGGCAGTGGGAAGCCTCCGACAAGACCTGCCGCGAAGCCCTGGCACTGGCAAAGACTCTGGGTGATGCTGCATTTGAAGCTGGCGTCCACGCCACCCTTGGGGTGAATTTCCAGCGTCAGCACAAACTTGCAGAAGCCGAAGTTGAGTACCAGCAGGCCCTGACCTTGAACGAGTCCGTGGACAACAAGATCAATGCCACCAGGGCCCTGAACAACCTGGCGGTGCTGGAGAAAGAGCGCGGCAATCTCAAGGGCGCCGAGACCCGCTACCTGGGTGCGCTCCAGACCGTGCAGGGCTATGGCGACAAGTGGGTGGAAGCCATCATCACCAGCAATCTCGGCGACCTGGCGCTGGCGCAGGAGGGCGGGCTGGATCGCGCCGAGTCCTTCTTCCGCAAGGCCCAGGCGCTGCGCGAATCCAACGGCGACCAGAACGGCCTCATCTACACGCTGATGGGCCTGGCCAGCGTCGCCCAGGCCCGGGGCGACCTTGATCGCGCCGAAGGCCTGGTGCGGCAGTACCTGGACTTGGCCCGCCGGACCAGCCTGCGGCCCATGGAGGCCCTGGCCCTCTACAACCTGGGCGAGCTGAACCGCACGGCGGTGCGCTTCGAGTCCGCCCGCGGGTTCTACCGCCAGTCCCTGGCCCTCCACCAGGAGCTCAAGGATGCGGTCATGGAGGCCCACTGCCTGGCGGGCGAAGCCGAGTGCCTGGCCCGGGACGGCCGCCGCGGCATGGCCCGCAGCCTGTTGGAGCGCAGTCGCACCCTCTCCACCGACGAGACGCCCTACATCCTCCGGGCCCAGGCCTGGCTGGCCCGCGGGGAGGGCCGCGGCGACGCCGCCAAGACCCTGTTCGCCAAGGCCCTCCAGGCGGCCCGCATCCAGGCTCCGGAAATCGTCCGGGAGTTGAAGGACGCGGCCCGCTGA
- a CDS encoding alpha/beta fold hydrolase yields MPRAALTILLAITPVLAQVPASPDRSVSFPGFNAFPLKGSVKAGGGHPYFAVMVAGSGPTDRDWSNPLIPVPSHAGREVAAWLQGQGIGSLRFDKRFIGAKDPKLDVSLDAQLGDIKAALRAARALPEAKGKKLLLVGHGEGALLSLLAAGGADAALLLAMPGLSMGRLISAQVKGQLEAAGAPAEVSATNLAYLEAVLAAIRKDLDLPEAGPSVAPGLTALARSLARPETRGFVRDLLDLDPWGAAQRLPIPTAVAWGDRDVQTWKPEVVPAEFKGAVIELAEANHLLKRESRAKSELSGANASTTYGDGTPLADLTPVAAWLKTLK; encoded by the coding sequence ATGCCACGCGCCGCGCTGACGATCCTCCTCGCGATCACCCCTGTCCTCGCCCAGGTACCGGCTTCTCCGGACCGCTCCGTCAGCTTCCCGGGTTTCAACGCCTTCCCCTTGAAGGGCAGCGTGAAGGCCGGCGGCGGCCATCCCTACTTCGCCGTGATGGTGGCGGGTTCTGGCCCCACGGACCGGGACTGGTCCAATCCGCTCATTCCCGTGCCGAGCCATGCGGGGCGGGAGGTCGCGGCCTGGCTGCAAGGGCAGGGCATCGGCTCGCTGCGCTTCGACAAGCGGTTCATCGGGGCCAAGGACCCCAAGCTCGACGTCTCGCTGGATGCCCAGCTGGGCGACATCAAGGCGGCCCTGCGCGCAGCTCGGGCCCTACCCGAGGCGAAAGGGAAGAAGCTGCTCCTGGTGGGCCACGGCGAGGGCGCGCTGCTGTCGCTGCTGGCGGCCGGGGGCGCCGATGCGGCGCTGCTGCTGGCCATGCCGGGCCTCAGCATGGGCAGGCTCATCTCCGCCCAGGTCAAGGGCCAGCTGGAGGCGGCCGGCGCGCCGGCAGAGGTCTCCGCCACGAACCTGGCCTACCTGGAGGCGGTGCTGGCCGCCATCCGGAAGGACCTCGACCTGCCTGAAGCCGGGCCCTCCGTGGCACCGGGCCTGACGGCCCTGGCCCGCAGCCTGGCCCGGCCTGAGACCCGCGGCTTCGTCCGCGACCTGCTGGACCTCGATCCCTGGGGCGCAGCGCAGCGCCTGCCCATCCCCACCGCGGTGGCCTGGGGCGATCGCGATGTCCAGACCTGGAAGCCCGAGGTGGTCCCCGCGGAGTTCAAGGGTGCCGTCATCGAACTCGCCGAGGCCAACCACCTCCTCAAGCGGGAGAGCCGCGCGAAGTCGGAGCTGTCCGGCGCCAACGCCTCGACCACCTACGGCGATGGCACGCCGCTGGCCGATCTCACGCCCGTGGCGGCGTGGCTGAAGACGCTGAAGTGA
- a CDS encoding HlyD family secretion protein has protein sequence MNQDVTEQTGSTSGAPESSNKALLALKIGTPILLLFAAGMWFYSRNRVSTDDAQVDGHLVPVSCRVYGTVEKVLVEDNQEVKAGDPLVAIDPRDIQARLDQTRGSLAQARAQLEGARADLERSRVAYQQANSSDLETAKANIDSKKASLDKAKTDLQRMKPLAEREEISALQFDGFRTQAEVADSEWRAAQQKLGSLQREADIRRVAVGAAEARLASAQAQVDQARASQEGLDLQLGYTKILAPVDGVVTRKFVEAGQTIQPGQGLLTLIPLHRTWVTANFKETQLARMKPGQEAEVKVDMNGVVLKGRVDSIAGSTGSRMSLMPPENAVGNFVKVVQRIPVKIRIDEEEAKKVVLRPGMNVEATVILN, from the coding sequence ATGAACCAAGATGTGACTGAACAGACCGGCTCGACTTCCGGGGCCCCGGAGTCCAGCAACAAGGCTCTGCTCGCCCTCAAGATCGGCACGCCCATCCTGCTGCTGTTCGCAGCGGGCATGTGGTTCTATTCCCGCAACCGGGTGAGCACCGACGACGCCCAGGTGGACGGCCACCTGGTGCCCGTCTCCTGCCGCGTCTATGGCACCGTCGAGAAGGTGCTCGTGGAGGACAACCAGGAGGTGAAGGCCGGCGATCCGCTCGTGGCCATCGATCCCCGCGACATCCAGGCGAGGCTGGATCAGACCAGGGGATCCCTGGCCCAGGCCCGCGCCCAGCTCGAAGGAGCCCGGGCGGACCTGGAGCGCTCACGGGTGGCCTACCAGCAGGCCAACAGCTCCGACCTGGAAACGGCCAAGGCCAACATCGATTCGAAGAAGGCCAGCCTCGACAAGGCGAAGACCGATCTGCAGCGCATGAAGCCCCTGGCGGAGCGGGAGGAGATCTCGGCCCTGCAGTTCGATGGCTTCCGCACCCAGGCCGAGGTCGCCGACAGCGAGTGGCGCGCCGCCCAGCAGAAGCTGGGATCGCTGCAGCGCGAGGCGGACATCCGCCGCGTCGCCGTGGGGGCGGCGGAGGCCCGCCTGGCCTCGGCCCAGGCGCAGGTGGATCAGGCCCGGGCCAGCCAGGAGGGCCTGGACCTCCAGCTGGGTTACACGAAGATCCTGGCGCCGGTGGACGGGGTGGTCACCCGCAAGTTCGTGGAGGCGGGCCAGACCATCCAGCCCGGCCAGGGCCTGCTCACGCTGATCCCCCTGCATCGCACCTGGGTCACCGCCAACTTCAAGGAGACCCAGCTGGCGCGGATGAAGCCCGGCCAGGAGGCCGAGGTGAAGGTGGACATGAACGGCGTGGTGCTCAAGGGCCGCGTCGATTCCATCGCCGGCTCCACGGGTTCGCGCATGAGCCTGATGCCGCCTGAGAATGCCGTGGGCAACTTCGTGAAGGTGGTCCAGCGCATCCCCGTGAAGATCCGCATCGACGAAGAGGAAGCCAAGAAGGTCGTCCTGCGCCCCGGCATGAACGTCGAGGCCACGGTCATCCTGAACTGA
- a CDS encoding TolC family protein, with the protein MLRPTRHPLRIVLPGRMLLALVALSGWSSARAQAPVPVATGAPARTVQLTLAQAIRTALDQNPRVQQSLLAIAESGDDRRSAAAALMPSVAAQAIGVRNKYNLNAQMGMTVPGFPPVVGPYNWHQAGLEAQVSLFDLSLWKKWRASQHAETSTRAQGRAVREEIAAIVVGQYLRALRAAASVQAGESRVELAEALAKLAENQQKQGVGTKLDTLRSQVQLQTERQRLIQAQTQRSTALAGLGRALDLEPGTRIELTDSLVAPALPGTGFQETFQAGLAQRPELAALDAREQAAVSMREAAQGLRLPTLVATGFLGSTALQSLPSTTTYQVSLGLRVPLFTGGLVSAQVSRAQSEQSRVQEARREVRAQVGYEIQVARAELEAAAHEVEVANLAVSLSTEALSQARHRFEAGVSNNIEVINAQDELAKANDNQISALYRLNQSRADLARATGQLESFFAR; encoded by the coding sequence ATGCTCCGTCCGACCCGCCACCCCCTCCGGATCGTTCTCCCGGGCCGGATGCTCCTGGCCCTGGTGGCCCTGTCCGGTTGGAGCTCCGCCCGGGCCCAGGCGCCCGTTCCGGTCGCAACCGGGGCGCCGGCCCGCACGGTGCAGCTGACCCTGGCCCAGGCCATCCGCACGGCGCTGGACCAGAACCCGCGCGTGCAGCAGTCGCTCCTGGCCATCGCGGAAAGCGGCGATGACCGCCGCTCCGCCGCCGCGGCGCTCATGCCCTCGGTGGCAGCCCAGGCCATCGGCGTGCGCAACAAGTACAACCTCAATGCCCAGATGGGCATGACCGTACCCGGATTCCCACCGGTGGTGGGTCCCTACAACTGGCATCAGGCGGGGCTCGAAGCCCAGGTGTCGCTCTTCGACCTCAGCCTCTGGAAGAAGTGGCGGGCCTCGCAGCACGCTGAAACCTCCACGCGCGCCCAGGGCCGCGCCGTGCGCGAGGAGATCGCCGCCATCGTGGTGGGCCAGTACCTTCGCGCGCTGCGCGCCGCCGCCTCCGTGCAGGCCGGCGAGTCCCGCGTGGAACTGGCCGAGGCCCTGGCGAAGTTGGCGGAGAACCAGCAGAAGCAGGGCGTGGGCACCAAGCTCGACACCCTGCGGTCCCAGGTGCAGCTGCAGACGGAGCGCCAGCGCCTCATCCAGGCCCAGACCCAGCGCAGCACCGCCCTCGCGGGCCTCGGCCGCGCCCTGGACCTGGAACCGGGCACCCGCATCGAGCTGACGGATTCGCTGGTCGCCCCCGCCCTGCCGGGGACGGGCTTCCAGGAGACCTTCCAGGCGGGTCTGGCGCAGCGGCCCGAGCTGGCGGCGCTGGATGCCCGGGAGCAGGCTGCCGTGAGCATGCGCGAGGCCGCCCAGGGCCTGCGCCTGCCCACCCTCGTGGCCACGGGCTTCCTCGGCTCCACGGCCCTCCAGTCCCTCCCCTCGACCACCACGTACCAGGTCTCCCTGGGCCTGCGGGTGCCGCTCTTCACTGGTGGCCTCGTGTCCGCCCAGGTATCGCGCGCCCAGTCCGAGCAGAGCCGCGTGCAGGAGGCCCGGCGCGAGGTCCGCGCCCAGGTGGGCTACGAGATCCAGGTGGCGCGTGCCGAACTGGAAGCCGCTGCGCATGAAGTGGAAGTGGCGAACCTTGCCGTCTCCCTCTCCACGGAGGCCCTCAGCCAGGCCAGGCACCGCTTCGAAGCCGGCGTGAGCAACAACATCGAAGTAATCAACGCCCAGGATGAGCTGGCCAAGGCCAACGACAACCAGATCAGCGCCCTCTACCGCCTGAACCAGTCCCGAGCGGACCTGGCCCGGGCCACGGGGCAGCTGGAATCCTTCTTCGCACGCTGA
- the fabG gene encoding 3-oxoacyl-[acyl-carrier-protein] reductase yields the protein MFSLDGKVALVTGASQGIGEAIAKQLAAQGATVVCAARTLNKLQDVADAITAAGGKADVIAADLSDTASVKAAVATTVERHGAIHILVNNAGITRDKLLIQMKEEDWDAVIDTNLKGAWTAIQAATKPMMKQRWGRIINIASVVGQMGNPGQANYVAAKAGLIGLTKSVARELASRNVTANAVTPGYIETAMTAGLPEDVKAEFTKQIPLGRMGTPADIAAAVAFLASDEASYITGQVLSVNGGMLMA from the coding sequence ATGTTCAGCCTCGACGGCAAGGTCGCCCTCGTCACCGGCGCCAGCCAGGGCATCGGCGAAGCCATCGCGAAGCAGCTCGCCGCCCAGGGGGCCACGGTGGTCTGCGCGGCCCGCACGCTGAACAAGCTGCAGGACGTGGCGGATGCCATCACCGCGGCCGGGGGCAAGGCGGACGTCATCGCCGCCGACCTGTCGGACACGGCCTCCGTGAAGGCCGCCGTGGCCACCACCGTGGAACGCCATGGCGCCATCCACATCCTGGTGAACAACGCAGGCATCACCCGCGACAAGCTCCTCATCCAGATGAAGGAGGAGGACTGGGACGCGGTGATCGACACCAACCTCAAGGGCGCGTGGACGGCCATTCAGGCGGCCACCAAGCCCATGATGAAGCAGCGCTGGGGCCGCATCATCAACATCGCCTCCGTGGTGGGCCAGATGGGCAACCCGGGCCAGGCGAACTACGTGGCGGCCAAGGCCGGCCTCATCGGCCTCACCAAGTCCGTGGCCCGGGAGCTCGCCAGCCGCAACGTCACGGCCAACGCGGTGACGCCGGGCTACATCGAGACCGCCATGACGGCGGGTCTGCCTGAGGACGTGAAGGCCGAGTTCACCAAGCAGATCCCCCTGGGCCGCATGGGGACACCCGCCGACATCGCCGCCGCCGTCGCGTTCCTCGCCAGCGACGAGGCCAGCTACATCACCGGGCAGGTCCTCAGCGTGAATGGCGGAATGCTGATGGCCTGA